ATTTTCTATTTTGCTCATTTTCGTCTATACTATTAAGTATAAATCGTTAGTAGTGAGGTGTTAGGAATGAAATTGAAACGTTCATTGGTAGCTTTAGGTGTTGGTACATTAGTTGGTGTAGTAGCATGGAAACAAATTAACGACAAACAGCAACTATCTCCTGAGAAAGCTTTGAAGATCGCTAAGGAATCTTTCAAACGACAAGGTCCTATAAGCGGTTCTTGGATTCACATGAAAACAGAAGAATTCTCAAATGATGACCTGCCGTACACGGTTTACCGTGGAGGCGTATCCAGATCTATGGATGGTCAAACAAAGCAATATGAATTCTATATGGATGCTGCTACAGGAACCATCCTAGACGTAAGCGTAGTTGCTTAATGACACAAAAGGTATCTCCATTTAGGAGATACCTTTTTTCCATGTCTACCGTTGTCTTTTCACCTGATTGACTACGTCACCATCTTGATTAAACTGTAAGGCTCTGTAATAAGCATCATGATAGAACGTGTACCAAGCTTTTCGATTGTACCCGTATTTCATCCAATCTTCTTTTTGATGGACAGAAGTAACTGGGTAATCGTCATAGGCTAATACCCACAACACATTCTGATGAGCATGAGTTGGCATAATATCAGCCATATGAATAAAGAGGTCTTCTCCATCACCAAACTTAATAACACTATGACCAGCACTATGCCCACCAGTATGAATCATATGCAAACCTTCATGAATCTCCATGGATTCCTCAAAAGGGCGAACCTTATCCTGAATAGGCTTCCAGTTCTCTTCCCAATATGTATTCCTAGAACGAAGGTTTGGGTTTTTCATTTCGTTCCATTCTACAGAAGAAGTATAGATTACTGCATTTTCAAAAGCCGGAACAAGATTTTCATCTTCCCATTTAGTCAATCCGCAAGCATGATCAAAATGGAGGTGAGTCATTAAGATACCATCAATTTCTCTAGAATGATACCCTAGTTGTTGGAGAGAATCCTCCACAGAAGACTCCTCATCCACACCAAAATTTCGGAGCTGTTTGTCTGTCATCTTTTCATTGCCGATCCCAGCGTCAATTAAGAATTTCTTCCCATCTAACTCTAGCAGGATAGGATCTGTTCGAAGCTCAATTTGGTTCTTGTCGTTATGTGGATATTTACGACTCCACAAGGGTTTTGGGACAACACCAAACATCGCTCCTCCATCCAAATGGGTGACCCCTCCACTTAACCACGTTAACTTTGCACGACCTACATGTAACGTTTCCATAACATCTTCCTCCCGTCTTTCATCAGTTTAACACAGACGAATATCAGGGTGTAAGCGTTATCAATCAGTCAACCTATCCGGAAAGCGTACGCGGCACCGATAAATCGGCTGACCTTTATTGGAGAACTTCTCTTCGTACTCCGTCATGACATTATAAGGATCTTCTAAACCATGAAGATCGAGGTTGACTTCTTCAATTTTACAGCCATACTGCGAGAAACTCATAAGAGAGTATTCAAACAAGTGCTGGTTGTCTGTTTTCATAACAATTTGGCCATTTGGTTTTAAAACAGCTTCATACTGTTCTAAAAAAGTATGGAAAGTTAAACGACGCTTTTCGTGTCGAGATTTAGGCCATGGATCTGAAAAGTTCAAATAAATCTGGTCGACTTCATTATCACCAAACAAATCTCTAAGGTCACTTGCGTCTACATTCAAGAGGCGTACGTTTGATACATCTGCATCTAACACCTTTCGAAGCGCCCCTACAATGACACTTTTTACACGTTCTATACCTATAAAATTAACCTCAGGATGCTGTTTACCCATCCCAGATATAAATGCACCTTTACCTGAACCAATCTCTAGATGAAGTGGCTGGTCCTCTTTAAATTCATCGTTCCATTTATCTTTTTTTGAAAAGGGCTCTTCTACGACAACATGATTATTTTCTCTCATGAAGTCATCGGCCCACGGTTTATTCCGAAGTCGCATCTTGCCTTCCTCCTTACCATAATCAATGTTTACCTTATCACGAACAAATAAAAAGTGAAAGTTTTTGTCGATACGAAGCTAAACCTTCTATCTTAAAGGAAACAAGCGCTTTTTTCCCCCACTGTCACCTTAAAGAAGCGAGATCTTGATATACGATTAAATTTCCTCCTAAAAAAGGGAAAAATGCTGTTGGGTTGGAAGCGCTTTCTATTTTAAGATATAGAAAGTGTTCAAATACGGAAACTGGAGTGATTTCATGTTAACTCTCTTATCTAAATTTACAGAAGCATTGGTTCTTTTAATGTTAGGCATATCCTTTGTAGGTTACGCGGCTTTTGTATACCCATTTGAAAAGCTTCATGAAAAGACAAATTCAGAAGTTAAAGCGAACCAACTTAAATATGCACCGAATGCATCAAACGCATAAATCAAACCCTTCTTAAACAACAAACATTACAGCCAGCGCCTTATAAAACCACAAAAAAGAACTTTGGGATGTATCCTATCCCAAAGTTCTTTTTTTACCCTAATAAAGGAGGGTGAGTATTTAATTTGTAATAATGGTGTACATATTCCCTTTAAAACCGTAGAAACTATAGATAGAAAGGGGATAGATGTATGCCATTAACAGTGAAAGATCAAGTTAACATTCTTTATGACTTGCTTAGTGAACATTCAGAAGACTGCTGCGGAAGCGTTTCTGAATGTCAGCAAATCCAACGGCTAGTCCGTTCCATTCTTTCGAAGAAAGAATTACAGGACGAACATGTCCTGCGTTCCTTACCGGCTATTTATGATTACGGTAAAGCCGGGGAAGATTCAGGGGACTTAACAACCCATATCACATCCAACCAATCGCAGTTAGAAGAATGGGTTTCATCTATTGGAAATGTTAAATATTAATAATCCCCAATTTCACCATGAGCCGCTTAAGGTCTTCAAGCCAACGAGCGGCTTCTGATTCTTCACGGCGATTTTTATGCCATTGGATGAAGGAAACCGTTTGAGCTACAATGTACCAATGCATCCGTACCAACAATGGCTCATCTAATTCAATTCCGTAAGTGTCCAGCCAAACATCCCATTCCTCTTCTGGGATATACCAATGTAAGATCATACCTAAATCCATTGCAGGATCAGCAACCATCGCATTGTCCCAGTCAATTAAATACAGTTGATCTGCATCTGTCAAAAGCCAGTTATTATGATTCATATCACTATGACAAACGACTTTCTTCTGGTTTTGAACGTGGGGAAGCTGTTGTTCAAGATAGCGTAATGCTTGATGAATCTCTATTTGAGTATTAATGAAACTTGAACATTGTTCTTGTTTCTTTAAGTCATTTAAATAATCGATAGGATCTAAAGGTTGTTTCCCTAATCGCATGAGCAGATCTAACAATTCAGATGAATGGTGAATTTTACTTAACAGCTGGGCTACTCGAGGATGCTTAATTTCTTCAGGCTTTAGCTCTCTACCTTCTAACCACTGCTGAGCAGTAATAACATCACCATTTTCCATTCGTTTCGTCCACACAAGCTTAGGGACGATCCCTTCTGCTGACAGCACAGCTAAAAAAGGTGAGGAATTTCGTTTAAGAAATAGGCGCTTTCCTTCGTGGTGTGCATAGTAAGCTTCTCCTGTAGAGCCGCCTGCTGGGGTAATTGTCCAATCATTACCGAGTATTTGTTCCAACCAATTCACCTTCAATTCCTCAAATCTGTACAGGTTTGTTTTCTTTATGATCGTAAGCATGTATAATAGTTATGAATATCGTACTGGATCAACTCGTGTCCTCTTATTCAGAAGCTATCACTTAGGGTGATTTTTTAAAGACACGACAACAATAGATTAACGCATTTTAACTGTTGAATTCAAGTCTTATTCCGTTATTTCTTTCCTTTAAATACCGCCCTCGGTATTTTTTCTTTATAAATATGACTTGATTTGCAATATCCACCCTCACCATCCACATGATAGGCCAAGGCTTCATTGCTTTTTACCTCCACATGATAACCCGTTAGAATTTCTACTTCTTTAAGACGAGTATGTCCACCCCAGAATACGGTCGCAAACATCAAAAGGACTTTCCACTTTGGTATGTTTTGAAGTATGAGAAGCGACAAACGCTCAGAGTCTTCCGAAGCTCCCGGCAAGATTTTCATACCGCCCCCGTAATAACCATGAACGCCGATTGTCACCATCCATATGTTTTGATAGATATGTGTGTCCCCATCTACCGTTACCTCAATCGTTTTTGGTTTATATGTTCGCAACGTCCTTAAAAGCGCCAGACAGTATATGAGAAAGCCTGCATGATAGTGATTAAGCCATTTCTTCATAGCAGATTTGTTTGCTGCTTGAACAATCTCACCGTCGAAACCAAACCCAATGCTGTTTGCAAATAACCTTGCATCTTTCTGATTGCGCCGATTCATTCTGTACATTCCTGCACGATAGGGAGAATAATGCGGAGCATTTAAGATTGACTGAAAGATTGAATCAGGTCGATTCTTATGAAGTGTCGCCTTACCGAAATCATTACCAGATCCCCCTGGAATAAAAGCTAAAGGGATATCAGGAAATTTCTTCAATCCATTCAATACTTCATGAACTGTACCATCCCCTCCAATTACAATTACACATTCAATCTTATGCTTGTATATTTCTACCAATTGGCGAGTGAGAGATTCTCCATGCCCTGCGTACTCTGTAGTAAATGTTCTGCAATCCTTCTCCTTATAAAGAGGGATTGTACAAATTTGTTCATGTAAGCGTTTGGCCCTGCCATTTCCTGCAGCTGGATTAAGAATGACGATATACATATAAAAAAATCCCCTTTTCCAAACCTTATTACTTCTGAAAATAGTCCTATTTCTATTATACTAGTATAAAAAGGAGTGATGATATTGTCTATCGACTGTCAATGGTGCGGCACTTCAGTATCCTTGCCTTCAAGTGGGTACATGACCGTACGGACGACAAACAAGTATCAAAACTG
The nucleotide sequence above comes from Pontibacillus chungwhensis. Encoded proteins:
- a CDS encoding PepSY domain-containing protein, whose translation is MKLKRSLVALGVGTLVGVVAWKQINDKQQLSPEKALKIAKESFKRQGPISGSWIHMKTEEFSNDDLPYTVYRGGVSRSMDGQTKQYEFYMDAATGTILDVSVVA
- a CDS encoding YtnP family quorum-quenching lactonase, which translates into the protein METLHVGRAKLTWLSGGVTHLDGGAMFGVVPKPLWSRKYPHNDKNQIELRTDPILLELDGKKFLIDAGIGNEKMTDKQLRNFGVDEESSVEDSLQQLGYHSREIDGILMTHLHFDHACGLTKWEDENLVPAFENAVIYTSSVEWNEMKNPNLRSRNTYWEENWKPIQDKVRPFEESMEIHEGLHMIHTGGHSAGHSVIKFGDGEDLFIHMADIMPTHAHQNVLWVLAYDDYPVTSVHQKEDWMKYGYNRKAWYTFYHDAYYRALQFNQDGDVVNQVKRQR
- the trmB gene encoding tRNA (guanosine(46)-N7)-methyltransferase TrmB; this translates as MRLRNKPWADDFMRENNHVVVEEPFSKKDKWNDEFKEDQPLHLEIGSGKGAFISGMGKQHPEVNFIGIERVKSVIVGALRKVLDADVSNVRLLNVDASDLRDLFGDNEVDQIYLNFSDPWPKSRHEKRRLTFHTFLEQYEAVLKPNGQIVMKTDNQHLFEYSLMSFSQYGCKIEEVNLDLHGLEDPYNVMTEYEEKFSNKGQPIYRCRVRFPDRLTD
- a CDS encoding YtzH-like family protein — protein: MPLTVKDQVNILYDLLSEHSEDCCGSVSECQQIQRLVRSILSKKELQDEHVLRSLPAIYDYGKAGEDSGDLTTHITSNQSQLEEWVSSIGNVKY
- a CDS encoding phosphotransferase; its protein translation is MLTIIKKTNLYRFEELKVNWLEQILGNDWTITPAGGSTGEAYYAHHEGKRLFLKRNSSPFLAVLSAEGIVPKLVWTKRMENGDVITAQQWLEGRELKPEEIKHPRVAQLLSKIHHSSELLDLLMRLGKQPLDPIDYLNDLKKQEQCSSFINTQIEIHQALRYLEQQLPHVQNQKKVVCHSDMNHNNWLLTDADQLYLIDWDNAMVADPAMDLGMILHWYIPEEEWDVWLDTYGIELDEPLLVRMHWYIVAQTVSFIQWHKNRREESEAARWLEDLKRLMVKLGIINI
- a CDS encoding diacylglycerol/lipid kinase family protein; translated protein: MYIVILNPAAGNGRAKRLHEQICTIPLYKEKDCRTFTTEYAGHGESLTRQLVEIYKHKIECVIVIGGDGTVHEVLNGLKKFPDIPLAFIPGGSGNDFGKATLHKNRPDSIFQSILNAPHYSPYRAGMYRMNRRNQKDARLFANSIGFGFDGEIVQAANKSAMKKWLNHYHAGFLIYCLALLRTLRTYKPKTIEVTVDGDTHIYQNIWMVTIGVHGYYGGGMKILPGASEDSERLSLLILQNIPKWKVLLMFATVFWGGHTRLKEVEILTGYHVEVKSNEALAYHVDGEGGYCKSSHIYKEKIPRAVFKGKK